A single genomic interval of Blattabacterium sp. (Nauphoeta cinerea) harbors:
- the folK gene encoding 2-amino-4-hydroxy-6-hydroxymethyldihydropteridine diphosphokinase → MKEHDVFLLQGSNKENKKKYLDKSLILMSKKIGKIVKISSYFESEAWNMKNYSIFYNRALHIKTNHSPIDLLNQILNIEFLIGRKRNSCTEHYQDREIDIDILFYDRIIICNFILTIPHPLLHLRRFVLEPLCEIAPNKNHPILNLSILEILGLCMDKLYVKKIL, encoded by the coding sequence ATGAAAGAACACGATGTATTTTTATTACAAGGAAGTAATAAAGAAAATAAAAAAAAATATTTGGATAAATCTTTAATTTTGATGTCTAAAAAAATTGGGAAAATCGTTAAAATTTCATCGTACTTTGAAAGCGAAGCATGGAATATGAAAAATTATTCTATTTTTTATAACAGAGCTTTACATATAAAAACGAATCATTCTCCTATTGATCTTTTGAATCAAATTTTAAATATAGAATTCCTTATAGGAAGAAAAAGAAATTCTTGCACAGAGCATTATCAAGATCGAGAAATAGATATAGATATTTTATTTTATGATCGTATTATTATATGTAATTTTATTTTGACAATTCCACATCCATTGTTACATTTACGAAGATTTGTTTTAGAACCTCTGTGTGAAATAGCTCCAAATAAAAATCATCCGATATTGAATTTGAGTATATTAGAAATATTAGGATTATGTATGGATAAATTATATGTAAAAAAAATTTTATAA
- a CDS encoding rod shape-determining protein, with the protein MGLVVDFMKNLFTQEIAIDLGTANTLIMHNNKVIVDLPSIIAIDVRTKKVLAVGEEAKQMQGKTHENIKIYKPLKDGVIADYQVAELMIKEFLKKVPGVNNKFFTPSLTMVICIPSGITEVEKRAVRDSAQHLNAKEVYLIEEPMAAAIGSGISVTKAEGNMIIDIGGGTTECGVIALGGIVCQKSIKIAGDVFTNDIAYFLRSKYNLYIGERTAEKIKIDIGAAMESIETPPEDIHIQGRDLPTGKPKEMNISYKETIPALDKSILRIEDAVMETLSRTPPELAADIYKTGIYMAGGGSLLRGLDKRISNKTGLSVFLVEDPLRAVVKGTGVALKNIDKFTFLMK; encoded by the coding sequence ATGGGATTAGTCGTAGATTTTATGAAGAATCTCTTCACTCAAGAAATAGCTATAGATTTAGGAACTGCAAATACACTTATTATGCATAATAATAAAGTAATAGTAGATTTACCTTCAATAATAGCTATAGATGTAAGAACAAAAAAAGTGTTAGCTGTAGGAGAAGAAGCTAAACAAATGCAAGGAAAAACACATGAAAATATTAAAATATATAAACCATTGAAAGATGGAGTTATTGCAGATTATCAAGTTGCAGAACTTATGATTAAAGAGTTTCTTAAAAAAGTTCCAGGTGTTAATAATAAATTTTTTACTCCATCATTAACAATGGTCATTTGTATTCCATCTGGAATAACAGAAGTAGAGAAAAGAGCAGTTAGGGATTCAGCTCAACATCTTAATGCTAAAGAAGTATATCTTATTGAAGAACCCATGGCTGCTGCTATAGGTTCAGGTATTTCTGTGACGAAAGCAGAAGGAAATATGATTATTGATATAGGAGGTGGAACAACAGAATGTGGCGTCATCGCTTTAGGGGGAATCGTGTGTCAAAAATCTATAAAAATAGCTGGGGATGTTTTCACTAATGATATAGCCTATTTTCTACGTTCTAAATATAATTTGTATATTGGAGAAAGAACTGCAGAAAAAATAAAAATAGATATAGGAGCAGCTATGGAATCCATAGAAACTCCTCCAGAAGATATCCATATACAGGGAAGAGATCTTCCTACGGGAAAGCCTAAAGAAATGAATATTTCTTATAAAGAAACAATTCCGGCTTTAGATAAATCAATTTTACGAATTGAGGATGCTGTAATGGAAACTCTTTCTAGAACTCCACCGGAACTTGCAGCAGATATTTATAAAACAGGAATATACATGGCAGGTGGGGGTTCTCTTTTAAGAGGATTAGATAAAAGAATATCTAATAAAACTGGTTTATCTGTTTTTTTAGTAGAGGACCCTTTGAGAGCTGTAGTAAAGGGGACGGGAGTGGCATTGAAAAATATTGATAAATTTACATTTTTAATGAAATAG
- the mreC gene encoding rod shape-determining protein MreC — protein sequence MLLEFSAIFLSFSNSKLHQYIYTGSSNFMIGKIYEAIYKLRSYFLLEIENKKLLNENKELRNAQIFYKIKKISKDFKKEDINYLQQYTFTPVQIINNSIHEQENYITINKGSIDGIKPDMGIILSNGIAGIIIKTSPHFSVAISLLNLKIKVNARLKKNRYFGTLSWDGLDYEYVVLYDIPRHSTIHKGDIVETDGKSATFPEGIPIGSVDSYKFDEEHANYIIKVKLMANFSTIENAYVVKNLFKKEWNEVQLYKVENKQ from the coding sequence TTGTTACTAGAATTTTCTGCTATTTTTCTTTCTTTTTCAAATTCAAAATTACACCAATATATTTATACGGGTTCTTCCAATTTTATGATTGGAAAAATTTATGAGGCTATTTATAAATTGCGTAGTTATTTTTTATTAGAAATTGAAAATAAAAAACTTTTAAACGAAAATAAAGAATTACGTAATGCTCAAATATTTTATAAAATAAAAAAAATATCTAAAGATTTTAAAAAAGAAGATATTAACTATTTACAACAATATACTTTCACTCCAGTACAAATCATAAATAATAGCATTCATGAACAGGAAAATTATATAACGATTAATAAAGGAAGCATAGATGGAATCAAACCAGACATGGGGATTATATTATCTAACGGAATTGCGGGTATTATTATTAAAACTTCTCCACATTTTAGTGTAGCAATTTCTCTTTTAAATCTCAAAATTAAAGTTAATGCTAGATTAAAAAAAAATAGATATTTTGGGACTCTTAGTTGGGACGGGTTAGATTATGAATATGTAGTTTTATATGATATTCCAAGACATTCTACTATACATAAAGGGGATATTGTAGAAACAGATGGAAAATCTGCTACTTTTCCTGAAGGAATTCCTATTGGAAGTGTGGATTCTTATAAATTTGATGAAGAACATGCTAATTATATTATAAAAGTGAAACTCATGGCTAACTTTTCGACTATAGAAAATGCTTATGTTGTAAAAAATTTATTCAAAAAAGAATGGAATGAAGTTCAACTTTATAAAGTTGAAAATAAACAATGA